From the Primulina tabacum isolate GXHZ01 chromosome 3, ASM2559414v2, whole genome shotgun sequence genome, one window contains:
- the LOC142538895 gene encoding protein POLLENLESS 3-LIKE 2-like — protein MWNGQPGFRHTKSAPCSPAKPLGISRTSSASFHITHKVPVGDTPYVRAKNVQLVDKDPERAIPLFWSAINAGDRVDSALKDMAIVMKQQNRAGEAIEAIKSLRSRCSDQAQESLDNILLDLYKRCGRIDDQIGLLRHKLYLIQQGMAFNGKRTKTARSQGKKFQVSVEQEATRLLGNLGWALMQQNNYVEAEEAYRRALLLAPDNNKMCNLGICLMKQGRIVEAKETLQRVKPAGTNGPRGVDSHLKAYERAQQMLLDLESETMKKGGDRVEQRRLFDAFLGSSTIWQPQPCKENSTTENSLILEEEFADENTHSNISSTVHSQGQKGFRKCGVLSAETNSLNVAASPFFCSSKYPISETLKRTRSGNMANPLKKTTLPLTEPEVKTGKQQPTIPPQTSSEKWADFLPDCEDFEEAIIAAVLGLEYGAKTANESKSDDTGVLQKKVDKRLKVFQEITPSLSPRA, from the exons CACACAAAATCGGCTCCATGTTCACCTGCTAAGCCACTCGGAATCTCCCGAACCAGTTCTGCATCATTCCACATTACCCACAAGGTCCCAGTTGGCGATACTCCTTATGTCCGAGCCaagaatgttcaa CTTGTGGATAAGGATCCTGAGAGGGCGATTCCCTTGTTTTGGTCAGCCATTAATGCTGGAGATAGAGTGGATAGTGCTCTAAAAGATATGGCCATTGTGATGAAGCAGCAAAATAGGGCAGGGGAAGCCATTGAAGCTATTAAATCCTTGCGCAGTAGGTGTTCGGATCAGGCTCAAGAATCTCTTGACAATATCTTATTAGACCTCTACAAG AGATGTGGAAGAATAGATGACCAAATAGGACTTTTGAGGCACAAATTGTATCTGATTCAACAAGGTATGGCCTTCAACGGGAAGCGCACTAAGACTGCAAGGTCGCAAGGCAAGAAATTCCAGGTTTCTGTGGAGCAGGAAGCCACAAGATTGCTG GGGAACTTAGGGTGGGCACTGATGCAGCAAAACAATTATGTAGAGGCAGAGGAGGCCTATAGGAGAGCCCTTTTGCTTGCACCAGACAATAACAAGATGTGTAATCTTGGTATTTGCTTGATGAAGCAAGGGAGGATAGTGGAGGCAAAAGAAACTCTTCAGAGAGTGAAACCAGCAGGAACCAATGGCCCCAGAGGTGTCGATTCTCATCTTAAGGCATACGAGAGAGCCCAACAAATGTTACTGGATCTAGAATCGGAGACGATGAAGAAAGGTGGTGACCGAGTCGAGCAAAGGAGGCTTTTTGATGCATTCTTGGGTTCCTCCACCATCTGGCAGCCTCAGCCTTGCAAAGAGAACAGCACCACAGAGAATTCTTTGATACTTGAAGAAGAATTTGCTGATGAAAATACCCATTCAAATATCAGCTCTACGGTTCATTCCCAAGGGCAAAAAGGTTTCAGGAAATGTGGCGTTTTATCTGCTGAAACCAATTCGCTTAATGTTGCCGCATCACCATTTTTCTGTTCATCAAAATATCCCATTTCAGAGACCCTTAAAAGAACAAGGTCCGGGAACATGGCGAACCCACTGAAAAAGACAACATTGCCCCTGACCGAGCCAGAAGTAAAAACGGGAAAGCAGCAGCCAACCATCCCACCACAGACAAGCAGTGAGAAATGGGCAGATTTTTTACCAGATTGCGAGGACTTTGAGGAGGCAATAATTGCAGCGGTTTTGGGTTTGGAATATGGAGCTAAAACAGCGAATGAAAGCAAGTCTGATGATACTGGTGTACTTCAGAAAAAGGTTGACAAGAGGCTGAAAGTTTTCCAAGAAATCACACCATCTTTGAGTCCAAGGGCCTGA